From Armatimonadota bacterium:
CGCTGGTTATAGTGACCAGTTTCGGACCATGGGGAATGCCTCAGATGGTGCAGAAGTTCTACTCGATCAAGAGCAAAGAATATATAAAGAGCGCGATGATCGTATGCACGATCTTTTCTATTTTGATGTCGTTTGGAGCTTATTACACCGGCGCGTTGACTCACCTGTTTGTCGGACACGACAGCGAGATGGCACAGATCGTAGCGAGCAAGCAGCTCGATCAGTTGATTCCGGCGTTTATGATAAATCACACTCCCCCATCGATCTTTCTTGTGATTTTGGTGCTTGTGTTTTCAGCTTCGATGTCGTCGCTTTCATCTCTGGTGCTGGTATCCAGCTCAGCAATAGCAATGGACATCTACAGTGGAATCATTAACCCGAGTGCTTCAAAGCGCGCTGTCATGACATGGATGCGAGTATTGTGCGGAGTGTTTGTGGCAGCCTCGCTGTTTATCGCGCTCAAAAAACCGACCACTATCGTCAATTTGATGGTAATCTCGTGGGGTGTGCTGGCAGGTTCGTTCGCCGCTCCTTATGTTTATGGTTTGTACTGGAGGAAAACAACACGAGCCGGAGCATTCAGTGGTCTGATAGCAGGGTTTGCAATATCGGTCGGGTTGTATGTAATCAAGGGCAAGGACTTCGTGCCGATGGCAGGCGCGCTGGCGATCATACTCCCATTTATTATTGTGCCAATTGTAAGCGCATTTACAAAGCCACTTCCCAAAGAAGTCGTTGCTCAGGCATTTCTCGACAGCAAAGAATAGCATAAAACTCTTCACTAGCGCTAAATATTCAATTATTTACGGAATTTACTATATTAAAGGGGTTGACAAATAGCAATTATCGGGATATCATAACCAACACCTTGCATTTTCGGGTTTGCTGTTATTTAGTCTCGATATTTTATGCGTCCGGGGAATGATTCTCCGGACGCACTAAACAAGCAGTAGAGCAATAGTAAGTCGGCAATAAACTCAACGCATCAACGAAGGGTCGTGAGCATGGACGCCATAAAGGGACTTACATTGTGGAATGCGCACGAAGGTGATCAGGTTGTCATCTATGCGCAAGGTGAAT
This genomic window contains:
- a CDS encoding sodium/solute symporter (Members of the Solute:Sodium Symporter (SSS), TC 2.A.21 as described in tcdb.org, catalyze solute:Na+ symport. Known solutes for members of the family include sugars, amino acids, nucleosides, inositols, vitamins, urea or anions, depending on the system.), whose product is MGHIGIAIVVIYVLVMLGIGFWAMRKTKSVGDFFLGGRSIGPWMSAFAYGTSYFSAVLFIGYAGSLGWGFGIHTMWIVIGNSIIGSLLAWWILASKTRTMTARLNSMTMPDFLSARFACPALKVIAALIIFLFLVPYSASVYTGLSYLFEKVLHIPYEYALGFLAALTGVYLIMGGYFALTVTDLIRGIVELFGVIIMVYFLASQVGGFGSATHQLLRPENSPALLPRSTGFPGWLTLLSLVIVTSFGPWGMPQMVQKFYSIKSKEYIKSAMIVCTIFSILMSFGAYYTGALTHLFVGHDSEMAQIVASKQLDQLIPAFMINHTPPSIFLVILVLVFSASMSSLSSLVLVSSSAIAMDIYSGIINPSASKRAVMTWMRVLCGVFVAASLFIALKKPTTIVNLMVISWGVLAGSFAAPYVYGLYWRKTTRAGAFSGLIAGFAISVGLYVIKGKDFVPMAGALAIILPFIIVPIVSAFTKPLPKEVVAQAFLDSKE